One window of Papaver somniferum cultivar HN1 chromosome 9, ASM357369v1, whole genome shotgun sequence genomic DNA carries:
- the LOC113313785 gene encoding 11 kDa late embryogenesis abundant protein-like: MQTGKNAAAAVKETASNVAASAKSGMDKTKATVQEKAERMTAHDPMQKEMATQRKEEKINEAEMHKQMTHEQNEAAKQQRNVGTPATGGVLGGHGHSTGMNPMSALPGHGTGAPHGGHVTEGVVGSHPIGTNTGTGGTTAGNPRVGGTHNSSLTGGGYN, from the exons ATGCAGACAGGAAAGAACGCAGCGGCAGCGGTCAAAGAAACTGCGTCAAATGTTGCAGCTTCGGCTAAGTCCGGCATGGACAAAACAAAAGCCACGGTGCAAGAGAAG GCTGAGAGGATGACAGCACATGATCCAATGCAGAAGGAAATGGCAACCCaaaggaaagaagagaaaatcaatgaagcAGAAATGCACAAACAAATGACACATGAACAAAACGAAGCAGCAAAACAACAGAGAAACGTAGGTACCCCTGCCACAGGTGGTGTTCTTGGTGGTCATGGTCACTCGACTGGGATGAACCCAATGTCAGCATTACCAGGACATGGTACGGGTGCTCCACACGGTGGGCATGTTACTGAAGGAGTTGTGGGTTCACACCCAATTGGTACCAATACAGGTACTGGCGGAACCACTGCCGGTAACCCCCGCGTTGGTGGGACTCATAATTCCTCCCTCACCGGTGGAGGATACAACTAA